The following are encoded in a window of Salinigranum halophilum genomic DNA:
- a CDS encoding DUF5793 family protein, translating to MRRDYFTLDVHDVDWVDDGGAPQQPLVRIEFHGPHESLTERLSTGDGELLDAAETDVAFRLVDALDDDEPTGVVGVTNRLTGDFILELNESVENVFRFIRAAREYGRSADVDDGRYRVEISLDGDDLVVYEKQTFLVYDADGNLLRSESLIPSGVEL from the coding sequence ATGAGGCGCGATTACTTCACGTTGGACGTCCACGACGTCGACTGGGTCGACGACGGAGGGGCCCCCCAGCAGCCGCTGGTGCGCATCGAATTCCACGGCCCGCACGAATCGCTCACAGAACGCCTCTCGACCGGTGACGGCGAACTGCTCGACGCCGCCGAGACGGACGTCGCCTTCAGGCTCGTCGACGCGCTCGACGACGACGAACCGACGGGCGTCGTCGGCGTCACGAACCGCCTGACCGGCGATTTCATCCTCGAACTGAACGAGTCCGTCGAGAACGTCTTCCGCTTCATCCGGGCCGCACGCGAGTACGGCCGCAGCGCCGACGTCGACGACGGGCGCTACCGGGTCGAGATATCGCTCGATGGCGACGACCTCGTCGTCTACGAGAAACAGACGTTCCTCGTCTACGACGCCGACGGGAACCTCCTCCGCTCCGAGAGCCTCATTCCCTCCGGCGTCGAACTGTAA
- a CDS encoding uracil-DNA glycosylase family protein: protein MKNVTDRTSNPFGMRPDCARFVPGYGDANAHFHVIGDHPGVHGGADTGVPFTNEAGRRLQAALADAGLLETTGDEPTVNRTYLSYLHMCVPEADGPTEADYTELEPYLDAELRAIAAHVLVPVGARATAYVLENHTARPVDETLDLETLHGTELRGAGFLVVPALDPAEWTDAAYDRLVDGLRELQRTDYRREVDLGRFIAGDQPYHVR, encoded by the coding sequence GTGAAGAACGTCACGGACCGGACCAGCAACCCCTTCGGGATGCGGCCGGACTGTGCCCGCTTCGTTCCCGGCTACGGCGACGCCAACGCGCACTTCCACGTCATCGGTGACCACCCGGGCGTCCACGGGGGCGCCGACACCGGCGTGCCGTTCACGAACGAGGCAGGCCGCCGGCTTCAGGCCGCACTCGCGGACGCGGGGCTCCTCGAGACCACGGGCGACGAACCGACCGTCAACCGAACCTACCTCTCGTACCTCCACATGTGCGTCCCCGAGGCCGACGGACCGACGGAGGCCGACTACACGGAGCTCGAACCCTACCTCGACGCGGAGCTCCGTGCCATCGCGGCACACGTCCTCGTCCCCGTCGGTGCCCGCGCGACAGCGTACGTTCTCGAGAACCACACCGCGCGGCCGGTCGACGAGACGCTGGACCTCGAGACGCTACACGGGACGGAGCTCAGGGGTGCCGGTTTCCTCGTCGTCCCTGCGCTCGACCCGGCCGAGTGGACCGACGCGGCGTACGACCGGCTCGTCGATGGGCTCCGCGAACTCCAGCGGACCGACTACCGCCGCGAGGTCGACCTCGGGCGGTTCATCGCCGGTGACCAGCCGTATCACGTCCGGTGA
- a CDS encoding MBL fold metallo-hydrolase produces MSTDSSSSETDVRRIQLGNTVFEGKNDVYVLHQGDRVALVDAGIALPETRVELESGLRSLDLALSDVDDVVLTHWHADHAGFAGAIQAESGATVHVHAADADLVSGDEAAWEAYHAREERRFEEWQLPDEPRRELRSFLDGHADARGEPVEVTPFEDGARLRVGGVALDVVHLPGHAAGLCGFAFDEERPEAFVGDAILPKYTPNVGGADLRVDSPLDAYTASLERIVDADWHRAWPGHRDPIDAPADRARTILEHHRERTRRVVAVLDDHGPCDVWTVSAHLFGALERIHILHGPGEAWAHLDHLCRAGAVERDGHRYRLVDSEVDVASLFPVL; encoded by the coding sequence ATGTCCACGGATTCGAGTTCGTCGGAGACCGACGTTCGACGCATCCAGCTGGGGAACACCGTCTTCGAGGGGAAGAACGACGTCTACGTCCTCCACCAGGGAGACCGGGTCGCCCTCGTCGACGCCGGCATCGCCCTGCCGGAGACCCGTGTCGAACTCGAATCGGGGCTCCGCTCGCTCGACCTCGCGCTCTCGGACGTCGACGACGTCGTCCTCACACACTGGCACGCCGACCACGCCGGCTTCGCGGGCGCGATTCAGGCCGAGAGCGGGGCGACGGTCCACGTCCACGCCGCGGATGCGGACCTCGTCTCGGGCGACGAGGCCGCGTGGGAGGCGTACCACGCTCGCGAGGAACGGCGCTTCGAGGAGTGGCAGCTCCCCGACGAGCCGCGGCGAGAACTCCGGTCGTTCCTCGACGGCCACGCCGATGCGCGCGGCGAACCGGTCGAGGTGACACCGTTCGAAGACGGCGCTCGGTTACGGGTGGGTGGCGTCGCCCTCGACGTCGTCCACCTCCCCGGACACGCGGCCGGGCTGTGCGGGTTCGCGTTCGACGAGGAACGACCGGAGGCGTTCGTCGGCGACGCCATCCTCCCGAAGTACACGCCGAACGTCGGCGGCGCTGACCTCCGGGTCGACTCCCCGCTCGACGCGTACACGGCGAGCCTCGAACGCATCGTCGACGCGGACTGGCACCGGGCGTGGCCGGGACACAGAGACCCCATCGACGCTCCGGCGGACCGTGCCCGGACGATTCTCGAGCACCACCGCGAACGCACCCGCCGGGTCGTGGCCGTTCTCGACGACCACGGCCCCTGTGACGTCTGGACCGTCTCGGCGCACCTCTTCGGGGCGCTCGAGCGGATCCACATCCTCCACGGCCCCGGCGAGGCGTGGGCACACCTCGACCACCTCTGTCGTGCCGGGGCGGTCGAGCGCGACGGTCACCGGTACCGACTCGTCGACAGCGAGGTGGACGTGGCGTCGCTGTTTCCCGTGCTGTAG
- a CDS encoding DNA-directed RNA polymerase subunit L: MELRVIDKTADQLRLEIAGEDHTFMNVLKGSLLETPGVAAATYDVNPEQSGGQTEPILTLKTEDGADPLDALADAAGRVQSKTTAFREAFEAAH; the protein is encoded by the coding sequence ATGGAACTGCGGGTCATCGACAAGACGGCCGACCAACTCCGCCTCGAAATCGCCGGCGAGGACCACACGTTCATGAACGTCCTCAAGGGCAGTCTGCTGGAGACACCGGGCGTCGCCGCGGCGACGTACGACGTCAACCCCGAACAGTCCGGCGGACAGACCGAACCGATCCTCACGCTGAAGACCGAAGACGGTGCTGACCCCCTCGACGCACTCGCGGACGCGGCCGGCCGCGTCCAGTCGAAGACGACCGCCTTCCGCGAGGCGTTCGAGGCCGCCCACTGA
- the hisF gene encoding imidazole glycerol phosphate synthase subunit HisF, whose amino-acid sequence MLTKRIIPCIDVDLDDEGNAAVYTGVNFEDLKYTGDPVEMAKRYNEAGADEFVFLDITASAEGRETMLNTVSQVADEVFIPLTVGGGIRTRDDIKETLRAGADKVSINTAALENPALIDEGARAFGSQCIVISVDARRRYDDEGEYYEQVDGESCWFECTVKGGREGTGVDVVEWATEAETRGAGELFVNSIDADGTKDGYDIPLTRAVCDTVSTPVIASSGCGGPEHAYEVFTEANADAALAASIFHFDEYTVREVKEYLAEHGVPVRLED is encoded by the coding sequence ATGCTCACGAAGCGAATCATCCCCTGTATCGACGTCGACCTCGACGACGAGGGGAACGCAGCGGTCTACACCGGGGTGAACTTCGAGGACCTCAAGTACACCGGTGACCCCGTCGAGATGGCCAAGCGGTACAACGAGGCGGGTGCCGACGAGTTCGTCTTCCTCGACATCACCGCCTCGGCCGAGGGACGCGAGACGATGCTCAACACGGTGTCACAGGTCGCCGACGAGGTGTTCATCCCGCTCACCGTCGGTGGCGGCATCCGGACGAGAGACGACATCAAGGAGACGCTTCGGGCGGGCGCGGACAAGGTCTCCATCAACACCGCCGCCCTGGAGAACCCCGCCCTCATCGACGAGGGCGCGCGGGCGTTCGGGTCGCAGTGCATCGTCATCTCCGTTGACGCGCGCCGTCGCTACGACGACGAGGGGGAGTACTACGAACAGGTCGACGGCGAGTCCTGCTGGTTCGAGTGTACGGTGAAAGGCGGCCGCGAGGGGACCGGCGTCGACGTGGTCGAGTGGGCCACAGAGGCCGAGACCCGCGGTGCGGGCGAACTCTTCGTGAACAGTATCGACGCCGACGGGACGAAAGACGGCTACGACATCCCACTCACGCGCGCCGTCTGTGACACCGTCTCCACCCCGGTCATCGCCTCGTCGGGGTGTGGCGGCCCCGAACACGCGTACGAGGTGTTCACGGAGGCGAACGCCGACGCGGCGCTCGCGGCTTCCATCTTCCACTTCGACGAGTACACCGTCCGCGAAGTCAAAGAGTACCTCGCCGAGCACGGGGTGCCGGTCCGCCTCGAGGACTGA
- a CDS encoding glycoside hydrolase family 13 protein has protein sequence MTVPDHERAWWKESVVYQVYPRSFNDTDGDGVGDIPGVVEKLDYLDDLGVDVVWLCPVYESPNVDNGYDVADYRAILDTFGTMADWETLLAGLHSRGMKLIMDLVVNHTSDEHEWFVDSRAGDPEYEDFYVWRDGEAVPESEYEAGLYDPAEYGLPRDARERPPNDWESFFGGPAWTWDEGRKEWYLHLFDERQPDLNWENADVREEVFEMMEWWFDKGIDGFRMDVINLISKPEGLPDGEDDEAIVRGADKFVNGPRVHEYVRAIHDEAVPDDAMTVGEMVEMSVDEAKRFLGDDGDGMSMAFNFDHMRLDFGPDGGRWSKGEWSVRELKETITRWQVGLDGEGWNSLYLNNHDEPRMVSRFGSEAYRRESATLLATLLYTLQGTPYIYQGEEIGMTNYPFESLEEVRDVDTLRNVEELERKGRFTSDDDLLDLVRYRSRDNARTPMQWSAGPTAGFTDGEPWLPVNPNKSEVNVEAARADASSIWHYYRDLIDLRHDEDVLVYGTYDLLLPEHDRLWVYTRTLRDAEGSVAERTLTVLNFGSEAVEFEPPTGVAGEADEVLIANYGEVNTTVEAETLRPWEARVYRLR, from the coding sequence ATGACCGTTCCCGACCACGAACGCGCGTGGTGGAAAGAGTCCGTTGTCTACCAGGTCTACCCCCGGAGTTTCAACGACACCGACGGCGACGGTGTCGGTGACATCCCCGGCGTCGTCGAGAAACTCGACTACCTCGACGACCTGGGGGTGGACGTCGTCTGGCTCTGCCCCGTCTACGAGTCCCCGAACGTCGACAACGGGTACGACGTGGCCGACTACCGAGCCATCCTCGACACGTTCGGGACGATGGCCGACTGGGAGACGCTGCTGGCGGGTCTGCACAGTCGCGGGATGAAGCTCATCATGGACCTCGTGGTGAACCACACCTCCGACGAACACGAGTGGTTCGTCGACTCCCGCGCCGGCGACCCCGAGTACGAGGACTTCTACGTCTGGCGCGACGGGGAGGCGGTCCCCGAATCCGAGTACGAGGCAGGGCTGTACGACCCCGCCGAGTATGGGCTCCCGCGGGACGCCCGTGAGCGGCCGCCGAACGATTGGGAGTCGTTCTTCGGGGGGCCGGCGTGGACCTGGGACGAAGGAAGAAAAGAGTGGTATCTCCACCTCTTCGACGAGCGTCAGCCCGACCTCAACTGGGAGAACGCCGACGTGCGCGAGGAGGTGTTCGAGATGATGGAGTGGTGGTTCGACAAGGGGATCGACGGCTTCCGGATGGACGTCATCAACCTCATCTCGAAACCCGAGGGCCTCCCGGACGGCGAGGACGACGAGGCCATCGTCCGCGGTGCGGACAAGTTCGTCAACGGCCCGCGCGTCCACGAGTACGTCCGCGCCATCCACGACGAGGCCGTCCCCGACGACGCGATGACCGTCGGCGAGATGGTCGAGATGAGCGTCGACGAGGCGAAACGGTTCCTCGGCGACGACGGCGACGGCATGAGCATGGCCTTCAACTTCGACCACATGCGCCTCGACTTCGGTCCCGACGGCGGCCGCTGGTCGAAGGGCGAGTGGAGCGTCCGAGAACTGAAAGAGACCATCACGCGCTGGCAGGTGGGCCTCGACGGCGAGGGGTGGAACTCACTGTATCTCAACAACCACGACGAGCCGCGGATGGTCTCGCGGTTCGGCAGCGAAGCGTATCGCCGCGAGTCGGCGACGCTGCTCGCGACGCTCCTGTACACCCTGCAGGGGACGCCGTACATCTATCAGGGCGAGGAGATCGGGATGACGAACTACCCGTTCGAGTCGCTCGAAGAAGTGCGTGACGTCGACACTCTTCGAAACGTGGAAGAACTCGAACGCAAGGGGCGTTTCACCAGCGACGACGACCTGCTCGACCTCGTCCGATACCGCTCGCGGGACAACGCGCGGACGCCGATGCAGTGGTCGGCCGGCCCGACGGCCGGGTTCACCGACGGCGAGCCGTGGCTCCCGGTCAACCCCAACAAGAGCGAGGTGAACGTCGAGGCCGCGCGGGCGGACGCGTCGTCCATCTGGCACTACTACCGCGACCTCATCGACCTCCGACACGACGAGGACGTCCTGGTGTACGGCACCTACGACCTGCTCCTCCCCGAACACGACCGCCTGTGGGTCTACACCCGGACGCTGCGGGACGCGGAGGGAAGCGTGGCGGAGCGAACGTTGACCGTGTTGAACTTCGGGAGCGAGGCGGTCGAGTTCGAACCGCCGACGGGCGTGGCCGGCGAGGCCGACGAGGTGTTGATTGCGAACTACGGGGAAGTGAACACCACGGTCGAGGCGGAGACGCTCCGCCCGTGGGAAGCGCGGGTGTATCGGTTACGGTAG
- a CDS encoding glycoside hydrolase family 13 protein: protein MPDGDIERRWWRESVVYQVYPRSFNDTDGDGVGDIPGIVEKVDYLDDLGVDVVWLNPVYDSPNADNGYDIADYRSIMDEFGTMADWEELLDELHSRDIKLIMDLVVNHTSDEHEWFVDSRAGDPEYEDFYIWRDGRDADEVSWSATEGPAGEAPPNAWKSYFGGPAWAYDEEREAWYLHLFDVKQPDLNWENPRVRDEVFEMMEWWFDKGIDGFRMDVINLISKPEGLPNDPDDPFCGAMTGPTNGPRVHEFLAEMNERVLDREYLTVGEMLGPEIPMEHARRYLDPDEDGLSMLFHFEHMLLDRGDDIWERDEWALSDLKAVFNRWDDGLKTEGWNSLYLNNHDQPRMVSRFGNDGEYRRESAKLLGTLLHTLRGTPYIYQGEELGMTNYPFESLDDFRDVDTLRPLENAIEAGEVDSFDAVKEAVRANSRDNARTPMQWSAGPNAGFTDGEPWLGVNPNKGEVNVETERADEDSVWHYYRDLISLRKEHDVVVYGEYDPLFPDDDTVWAYTRTLSTADGDERLLVALNFSDDDVAVGLPDDVTSEEGALLIGNYPVDGDSDVVSELAAGDLRLRPWEARVYDLR, encoded by the coding sequence ATGCCAGACGGAGACATCGAACGGCGGTGGTGGAGAGAGTCCGTCGTCTACCAGGTCTACCCGCGAAGTTTCAACGACACCGACGGCGACGGCGTCGGCGACATCCCGGGCATCGTCGAGAAGGTCGACTACCTCGACGACCTGGGCGTGGACGTCGTCTGGCTCAACCCCGTCTACGACTCGCCCAACGCCGACAACGGCTACGACATCGCCGACTACCGGTCCATCATGGACGAGTTCGGAACGATGGCCGACTGGGAGGAGCTACTGGACGAACTCCACAGCCGCGACATCAAGCTCATCATGGACCTCGTGGTGAACCACACCTCCGACGAACACGAGTGGTTCGTCGACTCCCGCGCCGGCGACCCCGAGTACGAGGACTTCTACATCTGGCGCGACGGGAGAGACGCCGACGAGGTGTCGTGGTCGGCGACGGAAGGCCCGGCGGGCGAAGCGCCCCCGAACGCCTGGAAGTCGTACTTCGGCGGCCCGGCCTGGGCGTACGACGAGGAGCGCGAGGCGTGGTATCTCCACCTCTTCGACGTCAAGCAGCCGGACCTCAACTGGGAGAACCCCCGAGTGAGAGACGAGGTGTTCGAGATGATGGAGTGGTGGTTCGACAAGGGAATCGACGGCTTCCGGATGGACGTCATCAACCTCATCTCCAAGCCCGAGGGCCTCCCGAACGACCCCGACGACCCGTTCTGTGGCGCGATGACGGGGCCGACGAACGGCCCGCGCGTCCACGAGTTCCTCGCGGAGATGAACGAGCGCGTCCTCGACCGCGAGTATCTGACCGTCGGGGAGATGCTCGGCCCGGAGATACCCATGGAGCACGCCCGCCGCTACCTCGACCCCGACGAGGACGGCCTCTCGATGCTGTTTCACTTCGAGCACATGCTGTTGGACCGTGGCGACGACATCTGGGAGCGCGACGAGTGGGCGCTCTCGGACCTCAAAGCGGTGTTCAACCGCTGGGACGACGGGCTGAAGACGGAGGGGTGGAACTCGCTGTACCTCAACAACCACGACCAGCCGCGGATGGTCTCGCGGTTCGGAAACGACGGCGAGTACAGGCGCGAGTCGGCGAAGCTTCTCGGGACGCTGTTACACACCCTCCGGGGGACCCCGTACATCTACCAGGGCGAGGAGCTCGGGATGACGAACTACCCGTTCGAGTCGCTCGACGACTTCCGCGACGTGGATACGCTCCGGCCGCTCGAGAACGCCATCGAAGCGGGCGAGGTCGACTCGTTCGACGCGGTGAAGGAGGCGGTCCGGGCGAACAGCCGCGACAACGCACGGACGCCGATGCAGTGGTCGGCTGGCCCCAATGCGGGCTTCACCGACGGCGAGCCGTGGCTCGGGGTGAACCCCAACAAGGGTGAGGTGAACGTCGAGACCGAGCGGGCCGACGAGGACTCGGTGTGGCATTACTATCGCGACCTCATCAGCCTCCGGAAAGAACACGACGTCGTCGTCTACGGCGAGTACGACCCCCTGTTCCCCGACGACGACACCGTGTGGGCGTACACTCGGACGCTCTCGACGGCAGACGGCGACGAGCGGTTGCTCGTCGCCCTCAACTTCTCCGACGACGACGTCGCGGTCGGTCTTCCCGACGACGTCACGAGCGAGGAGGGGGCGCTCCTCATCGGGAACTACCCGGTCGACGGCGACTCGGACGTCGTGTCCGAACTCGCGGCGGGCGACCTCCGTCTCCGGCCGTGGGAGGCGCGGGTGTACGACCTGCGCTGA
- a CDS encoding DUF7550 family protein: MDDHAHGDDHHAGDHDHSDHQSDDDGRVTSPMQEFSSSQVGIGLAVLVVGLVVAFGLPLLAA, translated from the coding sequence ATGGACGACCACGCCCACGGAGACGACCACCACGCGGGTGACCACGACCACAGCGACCACCAGAGTGACGACGACGGGCGCGTCACCTCGCCGATGCAGGAGTTTTCCTCCTCGCAGGTCGGCATCGGCCTCGCCGTCCTCGTCGTCGGTCTCGTCGTCGCGTTCGGGCTCCCGCTGCTCGCCGCCTGA
- the purL gene encoding phosphoribosylformylglycinamidine synthase subunit PurL has translation MSLRDSDRAIVERELGREPTPAEAALFENLWSEHCAYRSSRPLLTAFDSEGEQVVIGPGDDAAVVSLPGSEDVYITLGIESHNHPSYVDPFDGAATGVGGIVRDTLSMGAYPIALTDSLYFGPFENEHSRYLMEGVVEGISHYGNCIGVPTVGGSVSFHADYEGNPLVNVACVGLLSPDRLVTAKAQSAGNKLVLVGNATGRDGLGGASFASEDLSEDAETEDRPAVQVGDPYAEKLLIECNEALIDEDLVLSARDLGAAGLGGASSELVAKGGLGAHIELDRVHQREPNMNALEILLAESQERMCYEVAPEDVERVQELAARFDLGCSVIGEVTEGNYVCTFEGETVVDVPGEFLADGAPMNDLDSVEPQAPETDRPDVALTEAFEAVVASPNTASKRWVYRQYDHEVGNRTSVLPGDDAALVAIREAGKALALSAGADPNWTSAAPYEGARAVAFENATNLAAKGARPLAAVDCLNGGNPEKPDVYGGFKGIVDGLADMCRRLAVPVVGGNVSLYNDSVSGPIPPTPTLAMVGVSDASDAPPARVAGEGTLLVVGASGDGLGGSELLAQFGGSDRFPTLPSDPTAVVDALADVAGQSSTLAVHDVSHGGLAVTLAEMVSTAGGVDASVDSLAALFEETPGRAVVETTAPERVRERFADVAPVAEVGSATADGTLRLDVGGESLSYGHETISDLRDVLTRGLD, from the coding sequence ATGAGCCTTCGCGATTCGGACCGCGCCATCGTCGAGCGTGAACTCGGTCGGGAGCCGACGCCCGCCGAAGCCGCGCTCTTCGAGAACCTCTGGAGCGAACATTGTGCGTACCGCTCGTCTCGGCCTCTCCTCACCGCCTTCGACAGCGAGGGTGAGCAGGTGGTCATCGGCCCCGGCGACGACGCCGCCGTCGTCTCCCTCCCCGGGTCGGAGGACGTCTACATCACCCTCGGCATCGAGAGCCACAACCACCCCTCGTACGTCGACCCGTTCGACGGCGCCGCGACCGGCGTCGGCGGCATCGTCCGCGACACGCTGTCGATGGGTGCGTACCCCATCGCCCTCACCGACTCACTGTACTTCGGCCCCTTCGAGAACGAACACTCGCGGTATCTGATGGAGGGAGTCGTCGAGGGAATCAGCCACTACGGGAACTGCATCGGCGTCCCGACCGTCGGCGGAAGCGTCAGTTTCCACGCCGACTACGAGGGCAACCCGCTCGTGAACGTCGCCTGCGTCGGACTGCTCTCGCCGGACCGACTCGTCACCGCAAAGGCCCAGTCGGCCGGGAACAAACTCGTCCTCGTCGGGAACGCGACCGGGAGAGACGGTCTCGGGGGTGCCTCCTTCGCCAGCGAGGACCTGAGCGAGGACGCCGAGACGGAGGACCGACCAGCGGTACAGGTCGGTGACCCCTACGCCGAGAAACTGCTCATCGAGTGTAACGAGGCGCTCATCGACGAGGACCTCGTCCTGTCCGCGCGCGACCTGGGTGCTGCGGGGCTGGGTGGTGCCTCCTCGGAACTCGTCGCGAAGGGTGGCCTCGGTGCCCACATCGAACTCGACCGCGTCCACCAGCGCGAGCCGAACATGAACGCGCTGGAGATCCTCCTCGCGGAGTCCCAAGAACGGATGTGCTACGAAGTCGCCCCCGAGGACGTCGAGCGCGTACAGGAGTTGGCAGCGCGGTTCGACCTCGGCTGTTCTGTCATCGGCGAGGTGACCGAGGGCAACTACGTCTGCACCTTCGAAGGCGAGACGGTCGTCGACGTGCCGGGCGAGTTCCTCGCTGACGGCGCACCGATGAACGACCTCGATTCGGTCGAGCCACAAGCACCAGAGACAGACCGCCCCGACGTCGCCCTGACCGAGGCGTTCGAGGCGGTCGTCGCCAGCCCGAACACGGCCTCGAAGCGGTGGGTCTACCGGCAGTACGACCACGAGGTCGGCAATCGGACCTCGGTCCTGCCGGGCGACGACGCGGCGCTCGTGGCCATCCGAGAGGCCGGGAAGGCCCTCGCGCTCTCGGCGGGTGCGGACCCCAACTGGACGAGCGCCGCGCCGTACGAGGGCGCGCGTGCCGTCGCCTTCGAGAACGCGACGAATCTCGCCGCGAAAGGGGCACGGCCGCTCGCCGCCGTCGACTGCCTCAACGGCGGCAACCCCGAGAAGCCCGACGTGTACGGTGGGTTCAAAGGAATCGTCGACGGCCTCGCCGACATGTGTCGGCGCCTCGCCGTCCCGGTCGTCGGCGGCAACGTCTCACTGTACAACGACTCCGTCTCGGGCCCGATTCCACCGACGCCGACGCTGGCGATGGTCGGTGTCTCGGACGCCTCCGACGCTCCGCCGGCCCGCGTCGCCGGCGAGGGAACACTCCTCGTCGTCGGCGCGAGCGGTGACGGCCTCGGCGGCTCCGAACTCCTCGCGCAGTTCGGCGGCAGTGACCGCTTCCCGACGCTCCCGAGCGACCCCACGGCCGTCGTCGACGCGCTCGCCGACGTCGCCGGCCAGTCGTCGACCCTGGCGGTCCACGACGTGAGCCACGGCGGTCTCGCGGTGACGCTCGCCGAGATGGTCTCGACAGCGGGAGGGGTCGATGCCAGCGTCGACTCGCTCGCCGCCCTGTTCGAGGAGACGCCCGGCCGCGCGGTGGTCGAGACGACGGCTCCCGAGCGGGTCCGCGAGCGGTTCGCCGACGTCGCGCCGGTCGCCGAGGTGGGGTCGGCGACGGCGGACGGGACGCTACGGCTCGACGTCGGCGGCGAGTCGCTCTCGTACGGGCACGAGACGATTTCGGACCTGCGTGACGTGCTCACGCGGGGACTGGACTGA
- a CDS encoding PHP domain-containing protein, with protein sequence MLSVELHAHSALSYDGRDPVEDLLERAQAADLDAIAVTDHDEIDASLEAAAVAADYGLVGIPGMEISSAAGHVLAFGITELVPEGLPFDETLDRIRDLGGVAIVPHPFQTSRHGVARHITREQLATADAIEVYNSRLLTGLANRKAEKFAKAHDLPMTAGSDAHIAEMVGRAVTEVDTDERTPEAILEAICAGGTSVVGRRTPWRVSIQQALSGVPRRVKHTVLDVL encoded by the coding sequence GTGTTATCGGTCGAGTTGCACGCACACTCTGCGCTGTCGTACGACGGGCGCGACCCCGTCGAGGACCTGCTCGAGCGCGCGCAGGCGGCCGACCTCGACGCCATCGCCGTCACGGACCACGACGAGATCGACGCGAGCCTCGAGGCGGCGGCCGTCGCCGCCGACTACGGTCTCGTCGGTATCCCCGGCATGGAAATCTCCTCCGCCGCCGGCCACGTCCTCGCCTTCGGCATCACCGAACTCGTCCCCGAGGGCCTCCCGTTCGACGAGACGCTCGACCGGATTCGCGACCTCGGAGGAGTCGCCATCGTCCCCCACCCGTTTCAAACCTCTCGCCACGGCGTCGCCCGACACATCACCCGGGAGCAACTCGCCACCGCGGACGCCATCGAAGTGTACAACTCGCGCCTCCTGACGGGGCTCGCCAACCGAAAGGCGGAGAAGTTCGCCAAGGCGCACGACCTCCCGATGACGGCGGGAAGCGACGCCCACATCGCCGAGATGGTCGGCCGCGCCGTCACCGAGGTGGACACTGACGAACGCACACCCGAAGCCATCCTCGAGGCCATCTGTGCCGGCGGAACGAGCGTCGTCGGGCGGCGAACCCCGTGGCGCGTCTCCATCCAGCAGGCGCTCTCTGGGGTCCCGCGTCGGGTGAAACACACCGTCCTCGACGTCCTGTGA